One genomic segment of uncultured Desulfobacter sp. includes these proteins:
- a CDS encoding YggS family pyridoxal phosphate-dependent enzyme — protein sequence MQIQSNIKKIHDEICAAAQKSGRDSSQVTLIAVSKRKPPEMIQEAIDGGHRDFGENYIQEAMEKIDLLGRKSATWHFIGHLQSNKAKFAVKYFDLIHTVDKVKLAKEINRQAEKIGKIQEILLQVNISHETTKSGAEENEIIDIAKQVCRFDNLHVSGLMCMPPFFDDPEDARIYFKKLKQISKDIEALNLTNTTMTHLSMGMSNDFTVAVEEGATLVRVGTAIFGTRP from the coding sequence ATGCAGATTCAATCTAACATAAAAAAAATTCATGATGAGATATGTGCTGCCGCGCAAAAAAGCGGACGGGATTCATCCCAAGTAACCCTGATCGCAGTAAGCAAAAGAAAACCGCCTGAAATGATCCAAGAGGCCATTGATGGCGGTCACAGGGATTTTGGAGAAAATTATATCCAGGAAGCCATGGAAAAAATTGATCTCCTTGGCAGAAAATCGGCGACTTGGCATTTTATAGGACATCTTCAATCCAACAAAGCCAAGTTCGCGGTAAAGTATTTTGACCTGATTCATACCGTGGATAAGGTTAAGCTTGCCAAGGAAATCAACCGCCAAGCTGAAAAAATCGGAAAAATCCAGGAAATTTTGCTCCAGGTAAATATTTCCCATGAAACGACCAAGTCCGGTGCTGAAGAAAATGAAATTATAGATATTGCAAAACAGGTCTGCCGGTTTGACAACCTGCATGTTTCGGGACTTATGTGCATGCCGCCTTTTTTCGATGATCCTGAAGATGCAAGAATTTATTTTAAAAAACTTAAACAGATCAGTAAAGATATTGAAGCGCTCAATCTTACCAATACAACCATGACCCATTTATCCATGGGTATGAGCAATGATTTTACCGTAGCTGTTGAAGAAGGGGCGACTTTAGTGCGCGTGGGTACAGCCATCTTCGGAACACGACCGTGA
- a CDS encoding MFS transporter produces MPKNKSAILFILSAAVGVAMMGLGIIWPLIPVYAVELGAGGFLVGLIVASFNISRTLLSPFSGSISDKWGRKRFIVSGLLIYAVLSVFYVLPENAETLILIRLLHGIASLLVIPVAMALTADIAPPKKMGLYMGTLNMAIMIGLGFGPAMGGIIRDTFGFNTAFYMMGGLALITSLMVAVFIPADNAHLSHIKRPKPYPVRKIIAHRTVAGILIMRFFTASGQGSVYTFLPILAIKINLSSSQVGIILTMNIFLIAFLQRISGRLADRSNPKHLIITGTFASGIMVLGIPFVNGFTPILILNILMGIANGLSLPGGLVISGRLGQTMGMASIMSLNDAAWGLGFIVSPILSGLILDWMGVSYVFIAGSLLILLGGVAVTVFLWDYDNSVSPIQGA; encoded by the coding sequence ATGCCCAAGAACAAATCCGCCATTCTTTTTATCCTGTCTGCTGCCGTAGGGGTGGCGATGATGGGGCTTGGCATCATCTGGCCCTTGATTCCGGTTTACGCGGTGGAACTTGGAGCCGGGGGGTTTTTGGTCGGACTCATCGTTGCCAGCTTCAACATTTCCAGAACCCTTTTAAGCCCTTTCAGCGGATCGATATCAGACAAATGGGGCAGAAAACGGTTCATTGTATCCGGCCTGCTGATCTATGCGGTTCTCTCTGTTTTTTATGTGCTGCCGGAAAATGCGGAAACCCTGATCCTGATCAGGCTGCTTCACGGCATTGCCTCACTGCTGGTGATACCGGTGGCCATGGCGCTGACTGCGGACATTGCACCGCCTAAAAAAATGGGGCTTTACATGGGAACATTGAACATGGCCATTATGATTGGCCTCGGTTTCGGCCCGGCCATGGGCGGCATTATCCGGGACACCTTCGGGTTTAACACCGCGTTTTACATGATGGGCGGTCTGGCCCTGATCACCTCGCTGATGGTGGCGGTTTTCATCCCTGCAGACAACGCCCATCTCAGCCATATAAAACGGCCCAAACCATACCCTGTCAGAAAAATAATCGCCCACAGGACAGTCGCCGGAATCCTTATCATGCGCTTTTTTACCGCTTCCGGCCAGGGATCCGTTTATACATTTCTGCCCATTTTAGCCATAAAGATCAATCTATCCAGTTCACAGGTCGGCATCATTTTGACCATGAACATCTTTTTGATTGCCTTTCTCCAACGGATAAGCGGCAGACTTGCCGACCGGAGCAATCCCAAACACCTGATCATCACAGGCACCTTTGCCTCCGGCATAATGGTCCTGGGTATCCCCTTTGTTAACGGATTCACCCCAATTCTAATACTCAATATCCTGATGGGAATAGCCAACGGCCTCTCTCTGCCCGGCGGACTGGTCATCAGCGGTCGACTGGGACAGACCATGGGGATGGCATCCATTATGAGTCTCAACGACGCTGCCTGGGGGCTGGGGTTCATCGTCTCACCCATCCTTTCCGGACTCATCCTCGACTGGATGGGCGTATCCTACGTCTTTATCGCCGGCAGCCTTTTAATCCTTTTGGGCGGTGTGGCCGTAACCGTATTTTTATGGGATTATGACAACTCGGTAAGCCCGATTCAAGGCGCATGA
- a CDS encoding epoxyqueuosine reductase QueH, which translates to MRVLLHACCGPCTIYPLEILRNMDMEVMGYFYRHNIHPFTECMKREETLRDYADQVNLKMIWQKGYELEKFLRAVTFREANRCRYCYHARLKASALVAKKGKFDGFSTTLLYSKFQNHALITEIGQGLAKQYGLKFIYQDFREGWKQGIEASKALDMYRQQYCGCIYSEKDRYYKD; encoded by the coding sequence GTGAGAGTTCTTCTGCATGCCTGCTGCGGCCCGTGTACCATCTATCCCCTTGAGATTTTAAGAAACATGGATATGGAGGTCATGGGCTATTTTTACCGGCATAATATTCACCCATTCACCGAATGTATGAAGCGTGAGGAAACATTGCGCGATTATGCGGATCAGGTGAACCTGAAAATGATTTGGCAAAAGGGTTATGAGCTTGAAAAATTTTTGCGTGCCGTGACGTTCAGGGAAGCAAACAGGTGCCGGTACTGCTACCACGCACGTCTTAAAGCCAGTGCCCTGGTTGCCAAAAAGGGAAAATTTGACGGATTTTCCACCACCCTGCTCTACTCAAAATTCCAGAACCATGCCTTGATCACGGAAATCGGCCAGGGCTTGGCAAAACAATATGGCCTTAAATTCATTTACCAGGATTTTCGTGAAGGCTGGAAACAGGGAATAGAGGCATCCAAGGCATTAGACATGTATCGCCAGCAGTATTGTGGCTGTATTTACAGCGAAAAAGACCGATATTATAAGGATTAG
- a CDS encoding adenosine deaminase: protein MDMNVFIRGIPKAELHLHIEGTLEPETLFRLAERNGIRIKFDSVEALRQAYRFNNLQSFLDIYYEGAGVLQKENDFYDLTWEYLLKAKDQNVRHVEIFFDPQTHTERGIAFETVINGIYHALSDGARDLNISFCLIMCFLRHLPESEAMETLSQALDFKDKITGVGLDSSESGHPPSKFIRVFEKARKEGFMAVAHAGEEGPPEYIWEAIQDLKVHRIDHGVRALEDKSLINELKRRRIPLTVCPLSNLKLRVFEDIREHSFKTLFDQGLCVTVNSDDPAYFGGYVVENYLALQNAFQLTQDDIVQLAVNSFNAAFISQDKKDIFIDQIKKNMVE from the coding sequence ATGGATATGAATGTATTTATTCGGGGTATTCCCAAAGCAGAACTGCATCTTCATATCGAAGGGACATTGGAGCCTGAGACATTGTTTCGCTTGGCCGAAAGAAATGGTATTCGCATTAAGTTCGATTCGGTAGAAGCACTGCGACAGGCCTATCGTTTCAATAATTTGCAGTCTTTCCTGGATATCTATTACGAAGGTGCCGGCGTACTTCAAAAAGAGAACGATTTTTATGACCTGACATGGGAATATCTCCTGAAAGCCAAAGATCAAAACGTCCGGCACGTTGAAATTTTTTTTGATCCCCAGACCCATACAGAACGAGGCATTGCCTTTGAAACGGTAATAAACGGCATTTATCACGCTTTATCCGACGGTGCCCGCGATCTCAACATTTCATTTTGCCTGATCATGTGCTTTTTACGTCATCTGCCGGAATCCGAGGCCATGGAAACCCTTTCCCAGGCTTTGGATTTCAAGGACAAGATTACGGGGGTCGGGCTTGATTCATCCGAATCCGGGCATCCACCATCCAAATTCATACGTGTTTTTGAAAAAGCACGAAAAGAAGGCTTTATGGCCGTGGCCCATGCCGGGGAAGAGGGGCCTCCTGAATATATATGGGAGGCAATTCAAGATCTTAAAGTCCATCGAATTGATCATGGCGTGCGTGCGCTTGAAGACAAGTCACTTATCAATGAACTCAAGCGCCGCCGAATTCCTTTAACGGTTTGTCCGCTTTCCAACCTCAAGCTGCGTGTATTTGAAGATATCCGGGAGCACAGTTTTAAAACGCTGTTTGACCAGGGGCTTTGCGTGACCGTCAACTCTGATGACCCTGCATATTTCGGAGGATATGTTGTTGAAAACTATCTGGCGCTTCAAAACGCTTTTCAGCTGACGCAAGATGATATCGTACAACTGGCGGTGAATTCTTTTAATGCAGCTTTCATCAGTCAGGATAAAAAAGATATCTTTATTGATCAGATAAAAAAAAACATGGTTGAATAA
- the pilB gene encoding type IV-A pilus assembly ATPase PilB translates to MAGNTALKSGSSLKSTIKDQSGAGKVKIGEILSKEGQITSIMLNEALAVQKKTNERLSGILLQKGYIDPDTIINVLGRLYNYKVVAFSEIKPDPQALELLPYEEAKNNLIFPLKLVGDDLQVCMAEPTDTDVVADLGKKTGKNIQAFVSTENDIIQAYRDFYKISDEEYKSFLHFEDEAEDDEPVTSVDDFGSLVSEAAEELEVAVADTNVGQDEFMASDAPIIKLVNGILTKAINDGVSDIHIEPFEKSFQVRYRLDGGMYKAMNLPLSIKNAVLSRVKILASLDIAERRVPQDGRIKLRLGKKKSVDFRVSTLPTLFGESVVMRILDQSALSVDLTRLGFEPGTFEMLKRCISRPYGLLLVTGPTGSGKTTTLYSVLNRLNKDDIKILTAEDPVEFNFKGINQVPVREEVGMTFAAALKAFLRQDPDIIMVGEIRDIETAEIAIKAAMTGHLVFATLHTNDCPSTIGRLVDIGIPSYMLASSVTMVLSQRLGRRLCPDCKQVVTGYNPEDLELHGFDKSEIPDLTMYGPKGCSHCNGTGYKGRVGLYELMEVTDEVGKAISAEVPEDQLRKVAISEGMITLRDAGLVKVKSGETSLEEVLRKTVISKEALPAYLVNPDIEQYEDKDVIIREGNTDIDFFKLVQGAVYVVKGGKMIAEITQPGEYFGEMAAITGTSRSASIISKGRSKIKRFPGDKLTEIIEKYPDVAKHLFTVLADRLNETDRKLVSLYNQIKKRKVNSGA, encoded by the coding sequence ATGGCCGGCAATACTGCTTTAAAATCCGGTTCCAGCCTTAAATCTACCATCAAAGATCAGTCTGGTGCCGGCAAAGTTAAAATTGGTGAAATCCTTTCCAAAGAAGGACAGATTACCTCTATTATGCTCAACGAAGCCCTCGCGGTTCAGAAAAAGACCAACGAGCGGCTTTCGGGTATTTTGCTTCAGAAAGGCTATATTGATCCAGACACCATCATCAATGTGCTGGGACGACTATACAACTATAAAGTTGTCGCTTTTTCTGAAATAAAGCCGGATCCCCAGGCCTTGGAGCTTCTGCCGTATGAAGAAGCCAAAAACAATCTTATTTTTCCCTTAAAACTGGTCGGGGACGATCTGCAGGTCTGCATGGCAGAACCCACGGATACAGATGTGGTTGCAGATCTTGGAAAAAAAACAGGGAAAAATATCCAGGCCTTTGTCTCCACTGAAAATGATATCATCCAGGCCTATCGCGATTTTTATAAAATTTCCGATGAAGAGTATAAAAGTTTTCTTCATTTTGAAGACGAGGCAGAAGATGATGAGCCGGTAACTTCTGTTGATGATTTCGGTTCCCTGGTTTCCGAGGCAGCCGAGGAGCTTGAAGTAGCTGTCGCCGATACAAACGTTGGCCAGGATGAATTCATGGCCTCGGATGCACCCATCATCAAACTGGTAAACGGCATCTTGACCAAAGCAATCAACGACGGCGTGTCCGATATACACATTGAACCCTTTGAAAAATCCTTTCAGGTGCGCTACCGCCTGGACGGCGGCATGTACAAGGCCATGAACCTGCCGCTGTCAATTAAAAATGCCGTGCTTTCAAGGGTAAAGATTCTGGCCTCCCTGGATATTGCCGAGCGCAGGGTTCCCCAGGACGGTCGAATCAAACTTCGGCTGGGCAAAAAAAAATCCGTGGATTTCCGTGTATCCACCTTGCCTACCCTGTTTGGCGAGAGTGTTGTTATGCGTATCCTGGACCAGAGTGCGTTAAGCGTTGATTTGACTCGTTTAGGGTTTGAACCCGGCACCTTTGAGATGCTCAAGCGCTGTATTTCAAGGCCCTATGGCCTGCTTCTGGTTACAGGACCCACCGGTTCGGGTAAAACCACGACCTTGTATTCCGTTCTCAACCGTTTGAACAAGGATGACATCAAGATCCTGACCGCTGAAGATCCTGTGGAATTTAACTTTAAGGGTATTAACCAGGTGCCGGTAAGAGAAGAGGTCGGCATGACCTTTGCCGCAGCTCTTAAAGCTTTTCTCCGACAGGATCCGGATATTATCATGGTGGGTGAGATCCGTGATATTGAAACCGCTGAGATTGCTATCAAGGCTGCCATGACAGGCCATCTTGTTTTTGCCACCCTGCATACCAATGACTGCCCGTCCACTATTGGAAGGCTTGTGGATATTGGTATTCCATCCTATATGCTTGCCTCATCCGTCACCATGGTTTTATCCCAGCGTCTTGGGCGCAGGCTTTGTCCAGATTGCAAGCAGGTGGTGACCGGCTATAATCCGGAAGACCTGGAATTGCACGGTTTTGACAAGAGTGAAATTCCGGATTTGACCATGTACGGTCCTAAAGGCTGCTCCCACTGCAATGGTACCGGATACAAGGGCAGGGTCGGGCTGTATGAACTCATGGAAGTGACCGATGAGGTCGGCAAAGCCATCTCTGCTGAAGTGCCTGAAGACCAGCTGCGCAAGGTGGCAATCTCCGAAGGTATGATCACGCTTCGGGATGCAGGCCTTGTTAAGGTAAAATCCGGAGAGACATCCCTGGAAGAAGTGTTAAGAAAAACCGTTATTTCAAAAGAAGCCCTGCCGGCCTATCTGGTGAACCCCGACATTGAACAATACGAGGACAAGGATGTGATTATCCGTGAAGGCAACACGGATATTGACTTTTTCAAGCTTGTTCAAGGCGCTGTCTATGTGGTCAAGGGCGGTAAAATGATTGCAGAAATTACCCAGCCCGGAGAGTATTTCGGTGAAATGGCCGCCATCACCGGTACGTCAAGATCTGCGTCCATTATTTCAAAGGGACGTTCCAAAATCAAACGGTTTCCGGGAGATAAGCTTACTGAAATTATAGAAAAATATCCTGATGTGGCCAAGCATCTTTTCACCGTCCTTGCCGATCGCCTGAATGAAACAGACCGCAAACTTGTTTCCCTTTACAACCAGATCAAAAAACGTAAGGTCAACAGCGGTGCCTGA
- a CDS encoding RsmE family RNA methyltransferase has protein sequence MQKFLINKEALSADKAVIQGQDAKHICKVLRLKPQDTISMTDGHGTDFTGCIDKVSPECVEISILSEKKSLTESNLDLTLCTAMLKHNKMDEIIKQITQLGVTRWIPFYCKRSIPLSGQKREKKQIERWQTIARESLKQCRRSCLVEIMPPMDFQQVLAFSKGCSHRLAFWEASDHPLTGMVPGENKKAVVLIGPEGGFQEEEIRCATESGFISYSLGPRILRAETAAVCACGLIQYLLGDMGGCPK, from the coding sequence ATGCAGAAGTTTTTAATTAATAAAGAGGCGTTAAGCGCAGATAAGGCAGTTATCCAGGGTCAGGATGCCAAACATATATGCAAGGTCCTCAGGCTTAAACCCCAGGATACCATTTCCATGACCGACGGCCATGGCACTGACTTTACAGGCTGTATAGATAAGGTTTCTCCTGAATGTGTGGAAATTTCAATTCTAAGTGAGAAAAAAAGCCTCACCGAATCAAATCTTGATTTGACCTTGTGTACTGCCATGCTCAAACACAACAAAATGGATGAGATCATCAAGCAGATTACCCAGCTCGGGGTAACCCGTTGGATTCCTTTTTATTGTAAAAGATCCATTCCATTATCAGGCCAAAAAAGGGAAAAAAAACAAATTGAGCGATGGCAGACCATTGCCAGGGAGTCTTTAAAGCAGTGCAGGCGGTCCTGTCTTGTGGAAATTATGCCGCCCATGGATTTTCAACAGGTTCTGGCCTTCTCAAAAGGCTGTTCACACAGATTGGCCTTCTGGGAAGCATCGGACCACCCACTTACTGGGATGGTTCCTGGAGAGAATAAAAAAGCTGTTGTTCTGATCGGGCCCGAGGGTGGATTTCAAGAAGAAGAGATCCGGTGCGCCACTGAATCCGGTTTTATAAGCTATTCTCTTGGACCCAGGATTTTAAGGGCAGAAACGGCAGCGGTATGTGCCTGTGGTTTAATCCAGTATCTGCTGGGTGATATGGGTGGGTGTCCCAAATAA
- a CDS encoding ABC-F family ATP-binding cassette domain-containing protein: MLNIESITKGFADQVLLDNTGMQINTGERVGLVGRNGHGKTTLLNIIAGIDHPDEGRVIIPSGYRIGVLSQHIKFSRPTVLEEAMLGLPDHERDHFWKAEKILSGLGFSEQAMQKDPMQFSGGYQVRLNLAKVLVSEPDLLILDEPTNYLDITSIRWITGFLVSWPREMLLVTHDRGFMDNVVTHIVGIHRRKMKKIQGDTAKYYLQVAQDEEIYEKTRVNEEKRKKEIELFISRFRAKARLANMVQSRIKTLAKLEGKDKLAELKNLDFSFNYLPFAGKQVLTAEDLSFGYEKDNPLIKNFSLTVYPGDRVAVIGKNGKGKTTLLKLISQNINPDAGCVKPNPGVETGYFEQTNIQTLNPQFTVEEEILHAYPETDRQAARNICGAMMFEQDAALKKISVLSGGEKARVMLGKLLIRPLNLLLLDEPSNHLDIEASDAFVEALNVFEGAVVLVTHNEMFLHALANRLVIFTSSGIDIFEGTYQEFLEKQGWEDEELVPVKRKKSPQLPKKELRKKKSEIVAERSRQLTPINKKINKLENEIETKETKMARVNQELLDASQDQDGLKIATLSKEHAKLESDIETLFDTFAEISDRADKIKKKFDRELSGLEGGE, from the coding sequence ATGCTGAATATAGAATCCATAACCAAAGGATTCGCAGATCAGGTACTGCTTGATAATACCGGTATGCAGATCAATACCGGTGAACGAGTAGGCCTGGTGGGAAGAAACGGCCATGGTAAAACCACGCTTTTGAATATAATAGCAGGCATTGATCACCCCGATGAAGGGCGCGTTATCATACCCAGCGGATATCGGATCGGTGTGCTTTCCCAGCATATAAAATTCAGCAGACCCACTGTTCTTGAAGAGGCTATGCTTGGCCTGCCTGATCATGAGCGAGATCACTTCTGGAAAGCTGAAAAAATCCTGTCAGGCCTGGGGTTTTCAGAACAGGCCATGCAAAAGGATCCCATGCAGTTTTCCGGTGGCTATCAAGTGCGTTTAAACCTTGCCAAGGTATTGGTGTCCGAACCTGATTTATTAATCCTTGACGAGCCTACCAACTATTTGGATATTACATCCATCCGCTGGATTACAGGATTTCTTGTTTCCTGGCCAAGGGAGATGCTTCTGGTTACCCATGACCGCGGATTTATGGATAATGTGGTGACCCATATTGTGGGGATTCACCGTCGCAAAATGAAAAAAATACAGGGCGACACCGCTAAATATTATCTCCAGGTGGCCCAGGACGAAGAGATATATGAAAAAACCCGGGTAAATGAGGAAAAGCGCAAAAAAGAGATTGAACTGTTCATTTCCCGGTTCCGGGCCAAGGCAAGGCTGGCCAACATGGTGCAGTCCAGGATCAAAACCCTTGCCAAACTTGAAGGAAAGGACAAACTGGCAGAGCTTAAAAATCTGGATTTTTCCTTTAACTACCTGCCTTTTGCAGGCAAACAAGTGCTGACTGCCGAAGATTTGAGTTTTGGGTACGAAAAAGACAACCCTCTAATTAAAAATTTTTCCTTGACCGTATACCCCGGTGACCGTGTGGCTGTCATCGGCAAAAACGGCAAAGGGAAAACCACGTTGCTTAAATTGATTAGTCAGAACATAAATCCGGATGCAGGGTGCGTGAAACCCAATCCAGGTGTAGAAACCGGATATTTTGAGCAGACAAATATTCAGACCTTAAATCCGCAATTCACTGTGGAAGAAGAGATCTTGCATGCCTATCCTGAAACAGATCGCCAGGCCGCCAGAAATATCTGCGGTGCCATGATGTTTGAACAGGATGCGGCTCTAAAAAAGATCAGTGTGCTGTCCGGTGGAGAAAAAGCCCGGGTCATGCTTGGCAAACTTCTGATCCGGCCTTTGAACCTTCTGCTTTTGGATGAGCCGTCAAACCATCTTGACATTGAGGCCAGTGACGCCTTTGTGGAGGCTTTAAATGTGTTTGAAGGCGCAGTGGTTCTTGTTACCCATAATGAGATGTTTCTGCATGCCCTGGCAAACCGCCTGGTGATATTTACGTCAAGTGGCATTGACATATTTGAGGGCACCTATCAAGAATTTCTTGAAAAACAGGGATGGGAGGATGAAGAGTTGGTCCCTGTAAAGCGCAAAAAAAGCCCACAGCTTCCCAAAAAAGAACTGCGTAAAAAAAAATCAGAGATTGTGGCCGAAAGGTCAAGGCAATTGACGCCGATAAATAAAAAGATAAACAAACTTGAAAATGAGATAGAGACAAAAGAAACCAAAATGGCCCGGGTGAACCAAGAACTTCTTGATGCGTCCCAGGACCAGGACGGATTAAAAATTGCCACTTTATCCAAAGAACATGCTAAACTGGAATCCGACATTGAAACCCTGTTTGATACTTTTGCGGAAATATCTGATAGGGCAGACAAGATAAAAAAGAAATTTGACCGGGAATTATCCGGCCTTGAAGGTGGGGAGTAA
- a CDS encoding Maf family protein yields the protein MKTINKEKIILASGSPRRKELMAQAGIDFKIHVADIDESKVDPGMAPENYVCLLSKIKAQAVAANYPEAWTIGADTIVAVDNTILGKPDGHRQAVTMLRRLSNRDHSVFTAFTITRPDANDVVTRFVNTRVRFKELSNDEINWYAETGEPYDKAGGYGIQGIGAFLVKEISGSYTNVVGLPVCEVIEALASLGAISFKE from the coding sequence ATGAAAACAATAAACAAAGAAAAAATTATTCTTGCCTCGGGTTCACCGCGCAGAAAAGAGCTTATGGCCCAGGCAGGCATAGATTTCAAAATTCATGTGGCCGATATTGACGAATCTAAAGTTGATCCGGGCATGGCACCTGAAAATTATGTCTGTTTATTGTCCAAAATAAAGGCCCAGGCCGTGGCCGCAAACTATCCAGAGGCCTGGACCATTGGGGCGGATACAATTGTGGCGGTTGATAATACGATTTTAGGCAAACCTGACGGGCATCGGCAGGCTGTAACCATGTTAAGGCGGCTCAGCAACAGGGACCACAGTGTATTTACCGCCTTCACCATCACCAGACCGGACGCCAATGATGTGGTTACCCGGTTTGTAAACACCCGGGTACGGTTTAAAGAACTGTCCAATGATGAAATCAACTGGTACGCAGAAACCGGCGAACCCTATGATAAGGCCGGAGGCTATGGGATACAAGGGATTGGGGCCTTTCTGGTTAAAGAGATCTCCGGATCTTATACCAACGTTGTCGGCCTGCCCGTGTGTGAAGTTATTGAGGCCCTGGCATCTTTGGGAGCAATCAGTTTTAAGGAATAA